The following are encoded in a window of Streptomyces sp. Go-475 genomic DNA:
- a CDS encoding AIM24 family protein — MKGDLFSSEHMVQPAVAPGMAVENAKCIRYTVNGEMLARQGAMIAYRGSLQFERKGQGVGGMLKRAVTGEGLPLMAVRGQGEAWFAHEAQNCFIIDVEPGDEFTVNGRNVLCFDATLAYRIATVKGAGITGGGLFNSVFTGHGRLGLVCEGNPLVIPVSPQYPVYVDTDAIVGWTAGLQTSLHRSQSLGSMLRGGSGEAVQLMLQGEGYAVVRPSEATPQKPGQH; from the coding sequence ATGAAGGGTGACCTCTTTTCCAGCGAGCACATGGTGCAGCCCGCCGTCGCACCGGGCATGGCCGTCGAGAACGCCAAGTGCATCCGTTACACGGTGAACGGCGAGATGCTCGCACGCCAGGGCGCGATGATCGCCTACCGCGGCAGCCTCCAGTTCGAACGCAAGGGCCAGGGCGTGGGCGGCATGCTCAAGCGCGCGGTCACCGGGGAGGGACTGCCCCTGATGGCGGTGCGCGGGCAGGGCGAGGCCTGGTTCGCCCACGAGGCGCAGAACTGCTTCATCATCGATGTCGAACCCGGTGACGAGTTCACCGTCAACGGCCGCAACGTCCTGTGCTTCGACGCCACGCTGGCGTACCGCATCGCGACCGTGAAGGGCGCCGGCATCACCGGCGGCGGCCTGTTCAACAGCGTCTTCACCGGGCACGGCAGGCTGGGCCTGGTGTGCGAGGGCAATCCGCTGGTCATCCCGGTCTCGCCGCAGTACCCGGTGTACGTCGACACCGACGCGATCGTCGGCTGGACCGCGGGTCTGCAGACCTCCCTGCACCGCTCCCAGTCCCTCGGCTCCATGCTGCGCGGCGGCTCCGGCGAGGCGGTGCAGCTGATGCTCCAGGGCGAGGGGTACGCCGTCGTACGGCCCAGCGAGGCGACCCCGCAGAAGCCCGGTCAGCACTGA
- a CDS encoding tetratricopeptide repeat protein, with protein MYGKAFAPEYQGALTTLSVNSSLTDVLAAGTEQLEAAERAGRPAEAARSGLAVAEAHRRLGRVEEADRAWKASYRAARRAGDVAAMAWALWSGGTLARQRGAFRLARRLLQLAADLGERGGDVVVRGYSLAGLAETGRIQGDYEAVGRLHEQLLAEARRRGEARHTVWALEGIAQMHRNTGKYDTAYALFEEAAEIAARADDRRGHAWALRGLADVVSVRDGDTERALELLSEAETTCRAMRLSSALAYNHKMRGNVLYRAGRYAEARAWYEQALAEFREMSEPRGEALSRLGLAKARARLGRDRAETAAELADLTGLLERIGLQHAREMAARAHEELGIPATTRTTEAAR; from the coding sequence ATGTACGGGAAGGCATTCGCCCCGGAGTACCAGGGCGCGCTCACCACCCTGTCCGTCAACTCCTCCCTCACCGACGTCCTGGCCGCCGGCACCGAGCAGTTGGAGGCGGCCGAGCGTGCCGGACGGCCCGCGGAGGCGGCGCGTTCCGGACTCGCGGTGGCCGAGGCGCACCGCCGGCTGGGCCGGGTCGAGGAGGCGGACCGGGCCTGGAAGGCGAGTTACCGCGCCGCCCGCCGGGCCGGGGACGTCGCGGCGATGGCCTGGGCGCTGTGGAGCGGCGGCACGCTGGCCCGGCAGCGCGGCGCGTTCCGGCTGGCCCGCCGGCTGCTGCAGCTCGCGGCGGACCTGGGCGAGCGCGGCGGGGACGTCGTCGTACGCGGGTACTCGCTCGCGGGGCTGGCCGAGACCGGCCGCATCCAGGGCGACTACGAGGCGGTCGGCCGGCTGCACGAGCAGTTGCTCGCCGAGGCCCGGCGGCGCGGGGAGGCGCGGCACACGGTGTGGGCGCTGGAGGGCATCGCGCAGATGCACCGGAACACCGGGAAGTACGACACCGCCTACGCCCTGTTCGAGGAGGCCGCCGAGATCGCCGCGCGCGCCGACGACCGGCGGGGTCACGCCTGGGCGTTGCGCGGTCTGGCCGATGTGGTGTCGGTGCGCGACGGGGACACCGAACGGGCCCTGGAGCTGCTGAGCGAGGCGGAGACGACGTGCCGCGCGATGCGGCTGTCCAGCGCGCTGGCCTACAACCACAAGATGCGCGGCAACGTGCTGTACCGGGCCGGGCGTTACGCCGAGGCCCGGGCGTGGTACGAGCAGGCGCTCGCGGAGTTCCGCGAGATGAGCGAGCCGCGCGGGGAGGCGCTGTCCCGGCTGGGCCTGGCCAAGGCCCGGGCCCGGCTGGGCCGCGACCGGGCCGAGACGGCGGCCGAACTGGCCGACCTCACCGGCCTACTGGAACGCATCGGCCTCCAGCACGCCCGGGAGATGGCGGCCCGGGCCCACGAGGAACTCGGCATACCGGCCACCACGCGGACGACGGAGGCGGCACGGTGA